A DNA window from Drosophila sechellia strain sech25 chromosome X, ASM438219v1, whole genome shotgun sequence contains the following coding sequences:
- the LOC6617513 gene encoding B-cell CLL/lymphoma 9-like protein isoform X4: MWGQWQTAAVVAPTAALPPQPSVPPPLPDAPPPPPPSDASAGSGALSSVGASAAIVTAAATVTTDPGFNPYSSGQATGAGNPYQQYTAAQYAAMTPEQQYALQHHWQQWQTYQEEYAKWHAQYGEQYKREMAAAAATTTAIQGVPAPMVATPAPAPVPVVAAPGPQAYPVAHTYYQGVSAAPVQPTTTVAVAGVPPLPGKIMAQPQMYNQPPPPPQKGGYNQHPNDIQSMWPGPPPMQQPPPNRYVGGQMNQMNYNNAGPDNQGFPNLQQPPPNLQRPTPRQQQPHSNNMDHGQWGNNNNRPPWDTSGPPPDNTGQPNRWNGPPPANDVNNRWNGTSFNNNTNTNNNTNRRWDGTSNQAPSGGDQQQNRWMSEPPPSVPNPNQQHQNPNSWMSGPPPSISDPSQDHQQQNNSSQPQNARPNRWQEINSDIDTPPMRTNNKPNSIQNSRNSWGDGGGDGNQSKNPFIKNPQSDFGKYGNSYNNQDQGSSGGSNFGGGGGGFGDDSGGNQSQDSFAGRGSGPGSNNNNFSNNRRQNNRRDNNRNQGFSDERGGGDSGPGGYNQNRGSYNQRNSFNQSNAPYQQSNNQSQQNRNQQQSSDLDEASFDRLFDQWEQQFEEWKLANANHPDRDEYRRYEEEFEKQRRRIAERREQMRRRRQLQMGGSAGGSTTEKQKEAAVGASITADQQPNEDPFQDRGHFADQGPWPESGFGDQGPGSGPNFGHGNRQSGNAGHFGKENRPFESAGVPAFKGNQGPPPGMHNQYETTKEAIQQTLDKQPEESNQGSLTKSATSNENSSDAKKAKTTAPPVDPPIPSLLPPEVKVPAAPVVPDPTVVPPTQPPPVSTNFGKRRQSAAPTQIPAKQVKEEQPIFTISLDDDDEEEEVVQDAPDTPMGRIFKKNDGIPGLDLVDDGSNKNKSSSVFNVVLKDSGDPKAPDESKKQPDDQSAAKKGDESLSKALKDPNFINNLSQAVANVQGREQRDRHEQREDHESGTDGRPLSFAEWQRKKNSGNENKSQDSRDSVSTNSGEKPDKNGPPGGFGPGNGPGGRPGPGPGQNDGSRFDVFGPNQVPGNNFIDLDNNGPPNFGPPGRNFGPNGPGPRGNFGPNFGPNFGPRGPFIRPNGPGPGPNFGPHFRHNGPNFGPNFGPNFGPRPGSRNFGPRGPDGPFGPRRDDFGGPPFGGLRPHMGPNGPGPNMRGFNGGPISDNPFRRQGGPPGPGFGDDDLGAGPPRGPRNFGNRFGNPGGGGGGGNNNRKNWNDGKRRGR; encoded by the exons ATGTGGGGCCAATGGCAAACCGCCGCCGTAGTGGCTCCAACTGCCGCTCTACCTCCGCAACCGTCGGttccgccaccgctgccggaCGCCCCGCCCCCTCCGCCTCCGTCGGATGCGTCCGCCGGATCCGGAGCACTCTCATCAGTCGGGGCCTCTGCAGCCATAGTCACTGCTGCAGCCACAGTCACAACGGACCCCGGATTCAACCCCTATAGCAGCGGGCAGGCGACGGGGGCTGGCAACCCCTATCAACAGTATACGGCCGCCCAGTACGCGGCCATGACACCCGAGCAGCAGTACGCCCTGCAGCACCACTGGCAACAGTGGCAGACGTACCAGGAGGAGTACGCCAAGTGGCATGCCCAGTACGGCGAACAG TACAAGCGTGAAATGGCAGCAGCCGCGGCCACAACTACCGCGATTCAAGGCGTGCCTGCTCCTATGGTAGCGACTCCTGCACCAGCACCCGTCCCTGTGGTCGCTGCTCCCGGGCCACAGGCCTATCCTGTCGCACATACCTATTACCAAGGCGTCAGCGCCGCGCCGGTGCAGCCAACTACAACCGTGGCCGTCGCGGGAGTGCCGCCACTGCCCGGTAAGATCATGGCCCAGCCGCAGATGTACAAccagccgccgccgccaccacaAAAAGGCGGATACAATCAGCATCCGAATGACATCCAAAGCATGTGGCCGGGACCACCGCCAATGCAGCAGCCGCCGCCAAACAGATATGTTGGCGGTCAAATGAACCAGATGAACTACAACAATGCCGGGCCAGACAACCAGGGATTTCCCAATCTCCAGCAGCCACCGCCAAATCTGCAGAGACCAACAccgcggcagcagcagccgcattCAAACAATATGGACCATGGCCAGTGGGGAAATAACAATAATCGTCCTCCCTGGGATACCAGTGGTCCGCCGCCTGATAATACCGGGCAACCAAATCGCTGGAATGGCCCGCCGCCGGCAAATGATGTCAACAATCGCTGGAATGGAACGTCATTTAACAataacaccaacaccaacaatAACACCAATCGCCGCTGGGATGGGACTTCAAATCAAGCGCCGTCTGGCGGGGATCAGCAACAGAATCGTTGGATGAGCGAACCACCGCCAAGCGTTCCGAATCCCAATCAGCAGCATCAAAACCCGAATTCCTGGATGAGCGGACCACCACCGAGTATAAGTGATCCGTCACAGGACCATCAGCAGCAAAACAATAGCAGCCAGCCACAGAATGCCCGCCCAAATCGCTGGCAAGAAATCAATTCCGACATCGACACACCGCCAATGAGGACCAACAACAAGCCAAATAGCATCCAAAATAGCCGCAATAGTTGGGGAGATGGAGGTGGAGATGGAAACCAAAGCAAGAATCCATTCATCAAGAACCCACAGTCCGATTTTGGCAAATATGGCAACAGTTACAATAACCAAGATCAAGGTAGTTCAGGAGGAAGCAACTTTGGCGGCGGAGGTGGCGGCTTTGGAGATGATAGTGGAGGCAACCAAAGCCAGGACAGTTTTGCTGGACGTGGAAGCGGACCCGgcagtaataataataactttaGTAACAATCGCCGCCAGAACAATCGACGGGATAACAATCGTAACCAGGGATTTTCTGATGAGAGAGGCGGTGGGGATTCTGGTCCAGGCGGCTACAATCAAAATCGTGGCAGTTACAATCAGcgcaacagcttcaatcagtCGAATGCGCCCTACCAGCAGTCCAATAATCAGTCGCAGCAGAACCGCAATCAACAGCAATCATCCGATCTGGACGAGGCCAGTTTCGATCGCCTGTTTGACCAGTGGGAGCAGCAGTTCGAAGAATGGAAGCTCGCCAATGCCAACCATCCGGATCGCGACGAGTATCGCCGCTACGAGGAGGAGTTCGAGAAGCAGCGCCGTCGCATCGCCGAGAGAAGGGAGCAGATGCGCCGACGTCGCCAACTGCAGATGGGTGGTTCGGCAGGAGGCTCGACCACAGAAAAACAGAAGGAAGCAGCCGTAGGTGCATCCATAACCGCGGATCAGCAGCCAAATGAGGATCCCTTCCAAGACCGGGGACATTTTGCTGATCAGGGTCCTTGGCCGGAAAGTGGCTTTGGTGACCAGGGACCCGGATCGGGTCCGAACTTCGGACACGGCAACAGGCAGTCCGGAAATGCTGGTCATTTTGGAAAAGAGAATCGCCCCTTCGAAAGCGCAGGAGTTCCTGCATTCAAAGGCAACCAAGGACCACCACCGGGGATGCACAACCAGTACGAAACCACCAAGGAAGCCATCCAACAGACATTGGACAAGCAGCCAGAGGAATCCAACCAGGGAAGTCTAACCAAGTCGGCGACATCAAATGAAAATTCATCTGATGCAAAGAAAGCAAAAACGACAGCTCCCCCTGTGGATCCACCAATTCCATCCCTGCTGCCGCCCGAAGTCAAAGTCCCGGCTGCACCAGTAGTGCCAGATCCGACAGTGGTTCCGCCCACGCAGCCTCCTCCGGTTTCCACCAATTTTGGCAAGCGCCGGCAAAGCGCTGCTCCCACACAAATACCCGCTAAGCAAGTCAAGGAGGAGCAGCCCATATTCACCATTTCCCtggacgacgacgatgaggaGGAAGAGGTGGTACAGGACGCGCCCGACACGCCCATGGGCCGCATTTTCAAGAAGAACGATGGCATACCCGGTCTGGATTTGGTGGACGATGGCAGTAACAAGAATAAATCGTCCTCGGTCTTCAATGTGGTGCTCAAGGATTCAGGAGATCCAAAAGCGCCTGATGAATCTAAAAAACAGCCGGACGACCAGTCCGCCGCCAAGAAGGGCGACGAATCTCTAAGCAAGGCCCTCAAGGATCCAAATTTCATCAACAATCTCTCCCAGGCGGTGGCCAATGTGCAGGGGCGCGAGCAGCGCGATCGTCACGAGCAACGCGAGGATCATGAATCGGGCACGGATGGACGTCCATTGTCCTTCGCCGAGTGGCAGCGCAAGAAGAACAGCGGCAACGAAAACAAGTCGCAGGATTCCCGCGACTCGGTGAGCACCAATAGCGGTGAGAAACCGGACAAAAATGGCCCACCTGGTGGCTTTGGTCCCGGAAACGGACCAGGCGGACGTCCAGGTCCTGGTCCAGGTCAAAACGATGGATCACGCTTCGATGTCTTTGGACCAAATCAAGTGCCTGGAAATAACTTCATTGACTTGGATAACAATGGTCCACCTAACTTTGGACCACCGGGCAGGAACTTTGGACCCAACGGCCCAGGACCACGTGGAAACTTCGGACCCAACTTCGGGCCCAACTTTGGCCCTAGAGGGCCGTTTATTAGACCAAATGGACCGGGTCCGGGTCCGAATTTCGGACCACACTTCAGACACAATGGCCCCAACTTTGGACCAAACTTTGGCCCCAATTTCGGACCGCGTCCGGGTTCCCGCAACTTCGGACCTCGCGGACCCGATGGTCCTTTCGGTCCGCGACGTGATGACTTCGGCGGTCCGCCGTTTGGCGGTCTACGACCCCACATGGGGCCCAATGGACCCGGTCCCAACATGCGCGGTTTCAACGGTGGACCAATCAGTGATAATCCCTTCCGCCGCCAAGGCGGCCCACCGGGTCCGGGTTTTGGCGACGATGATCTGGGCGCAGGACCGCCGAGAGGACCCAGAAACTTCGGCAACCGCTTTGGAAATCCAggcggaggtggaggaggcggAAACAACAATCGGAAGAACTGGAATGACGG CAAGAGAAGGGGGCGGTAG